The genomic segment GAAATGATCTGCCCAGTCAGAGCTGGTAGGGCGTACAGGCATATCAAAAATTACCAAAACCTTAAAGTGTTGTTTCATAGATGTCCTTTAAAGCGGCCGGTGAATAAATAATTGGATACCAAGGCAGTCAAATAGGAAGCGATTTCCAGACGGGCCTTTTCTTCATTTTTTGGGACAAAGAGTTTGAGCGCGTCACAGCGGTTGGCGAGTTTTTTTATCAATCGGTTGACCGTGAATTTGCGTTCGCGGGTCCAGAAGGGGATGACTTTTAGAAAATCAGCCCGGTGGCGTCTTAAGAAACGGGCGCCGGAAATACCGCGGGGGTCTTCGGCCTGCACAGGGAGAAAGATATGCCGCAAATCTGAATCGAAAAACGCCGGGTCGTCTTCGGCATAACATTTTTTTCGCTGTTCATAATGGGTTTTTAATTTTTTTTTCAATGTCCGGATGTGAAAGGGTTTCTCGGTTTTTATTTTTGGGGAGGGTTTCCCTTTTAAATCGCGCATGAGGGTATCCACATAAATCAATTTTTTATACGCCGGCCAGCCTGAATAGAGTTTTTTCCAGTCCTGATTGGGTGCAAGCCAGACCGCAAAGGTCTCGGCGAAATCTTCCTCCGGATGGCTCTGGGCGTACCAGTTTTCCAGATGGCGCACATAACGGCGGCTGTAGGGTTGGTAGTGATAAAAATCACTGTATTCTTCGCTGGGCGAACCGAAAACCGTCCGCCATGTCCGGCGCCGGGGAAGAGAGAAAGCATGACAGAAGGCGTGCCCGGTTTCGTGGCGCAATAGCTTCATACACTCTTCCTCGGATTCTCCCTCCACCTCAAGCATCATTTTTCGCTCCAGTTGTTTGAGGCGGGGATGTGCCAGATAGAAGGGGATGGCAATCGCCGGACTTTTATCCGGCGAGAACCATTCGTCACCCAAATAAATGGGAGGTAGAAAAGAAAGTTCTTTGGATTTGAGTTCGTTGAAAAGCCGGGCAATGCACATTTCGAGGGAGGTACCCTCGATGGTTAGTTTGAGGTCGCAAAATTTTAAATTGAGGAGGTCTTCATCCGGATAATTTGCCCAGCGCGGATTGTCTGACGGATTTGCATGCATCAAAGGGTCATGCCTCCTGGTAAAGGTGGTACAGGTATTTTTTCTAAAATACCTGAAAATGAAGCGGATTACCAGTGTTTTCGACACGGCAGGGGCACGGCATCCGTCTTTGTTTCTGCGGAGTTTCGCAGAGACAAGCACTGTGGCCTTACAAAAATTTTTATTTTGTTATGGCGCGGGGACTGCTATGCTATCCCCATCGGGAGGAGGTTAAATGACAGACAAGAGCAGAATAAAAAAAATTATTTCAATTTTGCAAACAGAGTATGCGGATGTTCAGGTGGCGCT from the bacterium genome contains:
- a CDS encoding putative zinc-binding metallopeptidase is translated as MHANPSDNPRWANYPDEDLLNLKFCDLKLTIEGTSLEMCIARLFNELKSKELSFLPPIYLGDEWFSPDKSPAIAIPFYLAHPRLKQLERKMMLEVEGESEEECMKLLRHETGHAFCHAFSLPRRRTWRTVFGSPSEEYSDFYHYQPYSRRYVRHLENWYAQSHPEEDFAETFAVWLAPNQDWKKLYSGWPAYKKLIYVDTLMRDLKGKPSPKIKTEKPFHIRTLKKKLKTHYEQRKKCYAEDDPAFFDSDLRHIFLPVQAEDPRGISGARFLRRHRADFLKVIPFWTRERKFTVNRLIKKLANRCDALKLFVPKNEEKARLEIASYLTALVSNYLFTGRFKGHL